The sequence TTACACTTTGGTGACCTGTGCCTCTATGTCCTCCTATGGCAGTCACACCTCTCTCAACGTGATCCAGGCCCCGTAGAGGGGCTCTCGCCCTTGGAGGTGCGTCGCGACCTCTGGGTAAATAGGGTACACTGGCCGCCAGATTTGGACCGGTGCCGTCTTCAGGACAAGGTTGGACCTGGGTTGCTGGTCTGTGAAAGTCACCATGTAAATGGAACACAACTATAATGAATTCAACAAAAACAGAGACTCTCTTCAGGGGTTACCCGAAGAACTTCTGGGTCGCAAACGGCGTTGAACTGCTGGAGCGAGCCGCCTATTACGGTGTGTTCATCGTAATCACCCTCTATCTCTCCCGAATCCTGGGTTTTAGCGACGTTGAAGCGGCGTGGATCTCCGGCTCCTTCTCCGCCGGCCTCTACTTCCTGCCCACTTTCTCCGGCGCCATTGCCGATCGCATCGGATTCAGAAACTCTCTGATGCTGGCCTTTGGTTTGCTGACCATAGGTTACGCCAGTCTGGCATTCCTGCCGGTCGCCCTGGAGGCTCAGGGCCTGGTGGAGTATGGCCGCCAGGTGGTGTATCACGGCCTGCGTGAAGCGGACGTTCGTTGGGCCATTGTTCCGGTGATGATTGTCATCATGATTGGTGGCTCCTTCATCAAGGCGGTGATCACCGCCACCGTAGCCAAGTCCACCACCGCTGAAACCCGAGCCAAGGGCTTCTCCATCTTCTACATGATGGTGAACATTGGCGCCTTTTCCGGTAAGACCGTGGTGAAACCTCTGCGTGAGTCCATGGGTGACCTGGGCCTGGTGAACCTGAACTACTTTGCCGCAGCGATGACCGCCATCGCCTTTGTCAGCATCTTCCTGTTCTTCAAGACCACCGAGACTGCCGACGAAAAACGCTCCATGGCCGACACCTGGGCGGCGCTGATCAAGGTACTGACCAATGGCCGCCTGATCACCCTGACTCTGATCATCACCGGCTTCTGGATGGTGCAGCACCAGCTGTACGCCACCATGCCCAAGTACGTGCTGCGTATGGCCGGTGAGGGCGCCTCTCCCTCCTGGTACGCCAACGTGAACCCCTTCGTGGTGGTGATGACCGTAGGCGTGGTGACCTCCATGATGCGTGGCCGCACCGCGCTGCAATCCATGACCGTGGGTATGTTCATCATGCCTCTGTCGGCGCTGGCCATGGCTTCCGGCAACATGCTGGATGGCAATGTGGACCTGGGCTTTATGCAGATGCACCCGGTGGCCTTCATGATGATCATGGGCATCGTGCTGCAGGGTCTGGCGGAGTCCTTCATCTCCCCCCGTTTCCTGGAGTATTTCTCCCTGCAGGCACCTAAGGGTGAAGAGGGCCTCTACCTGGGCTTCTCCCACCTGCACTCCTTCATCAGTTCGCTGCTGGGCTTTGGTCTCTCCGGCTACCTGCTGGAAGCCTACTGCCCGGATCCGCGCCTGTTCGCCTCCCAGGCTGAGTGGGCCGCTGCCGCCGCGAACGCGCACTACATCTGGTACTTCTTCGCCGGTATCGCCGCGGTGTCTGCCGTGTCGCTGATCATCTACGGTAAGGTGATTGGTCGCATGGATCGCAAGCTTGAGGCTCAGACGGCCACCGCCTGATAGCACTCATCCAGACACAAAAAAGGGTCCGAAACGGACCCTTTTTTATGGCGGCATCGCCGTAGATTACAGGCGGTCGTCGATGACGGTGCCCGGCGGGAAGGCCTGCAGAAAGGCGCCGCTTTTGAGCATATTCTGTTCCAGGCGGTTCTGGGCGTCGCGGTTGGTTTGTTGTGAGTCGCTGGTGTCCGACAGGCTGGCCGCCTCAGCGGGGGCCGTTTCTGTGCTGTCACCGGATGGTGCGGTATTGACCGCAGTGGCTGAGTTACTCCCGCTGGTGGTGCTGGATGTCTGTGACTCAGTGTCCACTTCCTGCTCCATTTCAGCCAATTCCAGGGTGGCCTGATTCATGATGATGGAGGCCTGGGCGGCGACCCGCCGGTCCTGGTTGGAGGGCTGCATGGGGGCATTGGCGGCTCGGATCACCGTTTCCATCTTTTCGATGGTGGCCTGGGGGTCGCCGTCAACCTTGCTGGTGTCGATGCTGACTTCGCCATTTTGAGCGTACATGCGGCCATCGCTGCCCCGAACAAACTCATACTCTGGCGAACCGGCGTGTTTGCCACCGACCCTGGTGTGTGCCTGTTCGTGAGTGCGCACTTCCTGATCCCGAGCTTTTAGCTGGTCCAGTTGTTGCTCGACCAGTTTGCTTTCAGGATCCTGACTCGCGGCCTTGGGGGCATCCTCACCCTGAGCACCGCTGCTGACCTCTATGCGGTTGTCTCGCCGCTCCTGCTGGCCCTGAGGGTCGCTTTTCTGGCCTTCCCGGGCGGCAGTGGCTGCATCGGCATTGACCGGTACGCTGCCCTGAGGGTTGGCCGGGGCAGGCTGAGTGGCGGGGGCCACGGTCGCCGGGGCGATGTAGGGAGCGGTGTGGTTCAATTGCATGGCGTGAACGGCTCAAGGTGGATTCATGGCCGCTATTATTGCATAAAAACAGGGTGGTTACAGAACCAACGCCAGAGGCTGGCCTGGTTGCAGGTCGGGTGCTAAGGTGGACCGCTGTTTTACCTTTCTATGCATTGGACCCGACCGTTTATGCTTCACTCCGCCCTTGCCGGGTTCAGCCTTGGCCTCTCTCTGATCCTCCCCATTGGCGCGCAGAATGCGTTCGTATTGCGCCAAGGGGTGGCCAGGCAACACGTGTTCCTGATCTGCAGCATCTGTGCGTTTTCCGACGCGCTGCTGATCAGTGCCGGCGTGTTTGGTTTTGGCGAGCTGTTGTTGCTTCACCCTCAGGTTGCCGAGTGGGCACGATGGGGTGGGGCGGTGTTCTTGTGTCTGTATGGCTTGATGAGCCTGAGATCCGCCTGGAAGGCCCGTCACGCCATCAGTGGCCTCGGGGGCGGGGAACAAACCGCGGTGCGGGCGGCGATGACCTGTCTGGCCATCACCTGGCTCAACCCCCATGTCTACCTGGATACCATCGTGCTGCTGGGCTCGGTGTCCACCGGCTACGACGCCAAGGGAGCGTTCGCCTTCGGGGCCATCACCGGCTCCTTCCTGTTCTTCTACTCAGTTGGGTTTGGCGCCAGGCTGTTGTCTCCCCTGTTCAGTCGGGCACGTGCCTGGCAGTGGCTGGAAGCCAGCGTCGGTGTGGTGATGCTGCTGCTTGCCTATAACCTGATTCACACCAACCTGGGCTGAGCCGCGAGGCGCGCCTCGTCAAAGCACCATCTCGGGTTTGCGCCAGAGGTGAGCAGGGCGCAATTGGTGGCAAATTGACGCAATTAGGTCCCTTTTTTCCTTTTTTTATACCAGATGGTAGAAGTTTTCCCACAGGATTCACTGGTCACAATTCCTTGGTTGAGGTCATTCTAATTGAGCCCAAGACACGGTTGCCAACCATCAGAGCAACCGAAATGGCGTCTTTTAGATTGAAAAGGAGTTTCCAATGCGCACCAGGCTTTTGCTTTCTTCCCTGATGTTGGCAATGAGCACTGCACTTGTCGGCTGCGGCAGCGACAGTGACCCGGCCCCACAGACTGAAGACCCGGGCAATCCCGGCCCGAGCGATCCACCCGCCCCACAATTAACCACTTTTAATGTCAGCCTCAGTGCCCCCGATGCGCTGGTGGCGATGCAACGCACCAAGCGCCTGGCTCCCGGCTTTGCCGATGCACTGCTGTCCAAAGCCTGGGCCGTGGACGCGTCAGACATTCCCGCCGAGGGGATTGCCCTGGTGGTGGTGGACTCCAACGGGGTGGTTCTGGAAAGGGTGACGCTCACCGAAGAGAACCTCAGCTACAACGAAGATAACGGCACCTGGGAGATCAGTATCGATGGTGATCCGCGTCTGGACTGCATCGTGCTGTTTGATCTGGATGGAGAGATCACCGTGGAGGTGGGGCAACCGGTGCCCGACGATACTTTGTACGCCCCCACCACGTCGCTGGACGTGGACGTGGATCTGGCATCCACCGCGGCCTATCAGCAACTGCTGAGCAGCATCGCCGAGGATCTCAGCTTTGAGGATGTGGGCATTGACCCCACGGACCCCGATGCCGTGGCCGAGCTGGAACAGGTGATCAATGAGCTTCAGGAGCAGTTTGATGAGCTTGTCACCGAGGGCAACATCAACCTGGATGGCTACAGCGATGTGGCCGAACTGCTCGCCGCCGTGGAGACCATAGTTGAAGAGGTGGTGGAGTCTGGTCTGGCCGACCTGGCGGGAGAGTCCGCAGCCACCTTGGCGGCGGAGTTTGCCGAAGGGGGCACTGGGGTCACCTGGTTCGAATCTTGGAGCTGGGAGGATGGCTATGGCTACGAGCTGGAGATGGAGTATGGCCGGTTGACCCCGGTTACCGATGCTTTTTATGAGCTGGACGCCGAGTCCATGGCCTGGAGCGAGGCGATGAGCTACGACTCCAGCGCCGATGCCGATGGCAACCTGGTGCTGACCGATACTGGCTGGCAGCAGATGGCCGACTACTGGGCCTTTGTCGGCGTGAACGATGACGGCTCCCTGGGCTTCAGTGATGCCAAGGAGAGTGTTGGCTACAGGCTGTTCGCCGACATCAGCGTCACTCTTGCAGGAAGAGATCTGAAGGAGTTCCTCTCGGTGCGCTCTGAAACCGCGATCCTGAGCGCACTGCTCAAGGAGGGGGTCAGCTTTGCGGACGGAGACCTGGCGTTTAAGGTTTCCGATGAGCGCCTGGCCTACGGTTACGAACTCTTTACCTATGACGATGGCTTGGCCACCGCTTGGCGGTACGGCGAGCAGGGTGCCCTGAGTGCTGTCCCAAGCCTGTCAGATATTCCTGCGGCCACCGCCGGGGAGGGACCAGAGGGAGGCCTGTGGCTCAACACCGATTATGGCAGCAAGTGGGGCAATCACTTCGTGGCCAAGCTGGTGGATGATGAAGCCAAGACGGTGAACTTCTACCTTATCGATCAGCAGGCCGGCACCACCACCATGGCGGGCAGTGGCAGCTGGAGTTATCAGACTCATGCCGGTTTGGGGGAGGGGGGCCAGTTGATTCAGTTTGCCATACCCCAGGCGGTCAGCGACCAGCTAACCGAGTCTCCCGAGTATGCAACTGTAATCGTGGCTAACTATCAGGACGGTGACAGTGCCGGTGCCTTTATGGGGGCCATGATGGACGCCGGCAGCGGCGATGAGGACACCTGGGTGTTCAACCACAGCGCCGGTCAGAAGATTGTCGACGCCGTCGAGTTTGCCTATCTGGATCAGTTCAGCTTTGGCTCGGCCAACGCCTGTGAGCTGGAGTCGGATTATTCCGATGACGCCTACGATGGCCTTGGCGGTCCGGTGGAGCTGCCCTACACCGACAGAGCCTTCTATCGGATGGTGAGCCTGTGTCAGAAACGCTCTGACACCGATAAGCCCTTTACCACCGAGCTGATCTCCGGCAAGAGCGCCACCCTGTTTGAAGATGAATCCGTCACCTTCAATGCGGACGGCACCACCTTGTGGGAGGGCGAGGATGAAAGCGTCACAGGAGCCTGGGAGATCACCGACGAGGGTCATTTGAAGATGACCATAGGCCCCATTGAGATCGCAGGAAACTCAGGTGAGACCTACACCCTGACCGATGAAGAGATTCTGGTCATTGTCGCCAGCGAGGGGAACAGCCTGGATGTGCGCGGCTTCTATCGCAACTCCCTCTGGGCAGAGATGGGCCCTGACGGTGAGGGGGAAGGCTTGCAATCCTTCCAAGGTGAAATTTACCGTGCTGTGTTGACCATTGAAGAGTAGGCACCGCTGCCGTCTATAACAAAGGGCCTCTTCTGAGGCCTTTCTCTTATCTGATGGTTATCCCTGTGGCTGTTGGTCGCCGGCATTTCTGAGGGGTTTTAGTGGGGCGAAAAAGTCACAGGCTTCGCGCACGGCACTGGTTGGCTGTTCCCAGGCGCCGCATAGATCGCGCTGGTTTTCCGGTTTGCGGATAAACTGGCGGCACTGTCCACATCGCTTCATGGCTGACTCCTTCTCTGCTCTTTTTCGCTGCTGGATTTTCGACCTTAGCACGGCGCCAGTGACTGAAAATTCACCTTAAGCGACTGGCTAATCAAATTGAGAGCCGGATCCCGCAATCGTCCCTAAAAGGGGTCAGAGTTTCACTCGGCCAGATCCAGGCTGAGCCATAACCTGTCCCTGTGTTGGATCCCCTGT is a genomic window of Ferrimonas sp. YFM containing:
- a CDS encoding MFS transporter encodes the protein MNSTKTETLFRGYPKNFWVANGVELLERAAYYGVFIVITLYLSRILGFSDVEAAWISGSFSAGLYFLPTFSGAIADRIGFRNSLMLAFGLLTIGYASLAFLPVALEAQGLVEYGRQVVYHGLREADVRWAIVPVMIVIMIGGSFIKAVITATVAKSTTAETRAKGFSIFYMMVNIGAFSGKTVVKPLRESMGDLGLVNLNYFAAAMTAIAFVSIFLFFKTTETADEKRSMADTWAALIKVLTNGRLITLTLIITGFWMVQHQLYATMPKYVLRMAGEGASPSWYANVNPFVVVMTVGVVTSMMRGRTALQSMTVGMFIMPLSALAMASGNMLDGNVDLGFMQMHPVAFMMIMGIVLQGLAESFISPRFLEYFSLQAPKGEEGLYLGFSHLHSFISSLLGFGLSGYLLEAYCPDPRLFASQAEWAAAAANAHYIWYFFAGIAAVSAVSLIIYGKVIGRMDRKLEAQTATA
- a CDS encoding putative metalloprotease CJM1_0395 family protein, yielding MQLNHTAPYIAPATVAPATQPAPANPQGSVPVNADAATAAREGQKSDPQGQQERRDNRIEVSSGAQGEDAPKAASQDPESKLVEQQLDQLKARDQEVRTHEQAHTRVGGKHAGSPEYEFVRGSDGRMYAQNGEVSIDTSKVDGDPQATIEKMETVIRAANAPMQPSNQDRRVAAQASIIMNQATLELAEMEQEVDTESQTSSTTSGSNSATAVNTAPSGDSTETAPAEAASLSDTSDSQQTNRDAQNRLEQNMLKSGAFLQAFPPGTVIDDRL
- a CDS encoding LysE/ArgO family amino acid transporter; translation: MLHSALAGFSLGLSLILPIGAQNAFVLRQGVARQHVFLICSICAFSDALLISAGVFGFGELLLLHPQVAEWARWGGAVFLCLYGLMSLRSAWKARHAISGLGGGEQTAVRAAMTCLAITWLNPHVYLDTIVLLGSVSTGYDAKGAFAFGAITGSFLFFYSVGFGARLLSPLFSRARAWQWLEASVGVVMLLLAYNLIHTNLG